The region ATCCATTATCGGTATTTTTATTGGTATGTACTCGGCTCAGTTCGTACCACCCGATAAACTTAAAAAGGGGTTTGGCTGGTTTGTTCTGGTCGTGGCCCTTTACATGATTAGTCGGGAAATAACCTAATACGAGTGGGTCGGCCGCTGCCGTAGCAACCTGCGCCTGTAAGTTAAATCGTGAGCTTTCACCATCGTCGCACAATGATCATTGAACAACTCTATACGGGCTGTCTGGCCCAGGGCGCTTATTATATCGAAAGTAATGGCGAAGCGGCCATCATCGATCCACTCCGCGAAACATCGCCTTACATCCGGAAAAGTAATAAGGCGGGCGCCAGAATAAAGTATGTCTTCGAAACTCACTTCCACGCCGACTTTGTATCCGGTCATATCGACTTAGCGCAAAAGACGGGCGCGACAATCGTGTACGGCCCGAATGCCAACACCACCTACGAGGCTTATCACGCCGAAGACGGTGAAACCTTTGCCCTCGGGCATGTGACCATAAAAGTGCTGCATACACCCGGTCATACACTCGAATCGACCACCTACCTACTCATCGACGAAACCGGAAAAGACCACGCCATCTTCACCGGCGATACCCTGTTCATTGGCGATGTTGGCCGACCCGATTTGGCCATTAAAGGTGATCTGACCGAACATGATCTGGCAGGCATGTTATATGACAGCCTTCAAACCAAGATTATGCCTCTTGCCGACGACGTAATCGTTTACCCCGCTCACGGGGCCGGATCGGCCTGCGGTAAGAATATGAGCAAGGAAACAACCGACAGGCTGGGCAATCAGAAACGCTTTAACTACGCGCTTCGCACTAAGTCTCGGGAGGAGTTCATTGAGAAAGTACTCGATGGCCTGACCACGGCCCCTGCTTACTTCGCCGAAAATGCCCGACTCAATAAAGAAGGTTATGAATCCATCGACCGCGTTTTGCAGCGGGGTAGTCAGACCTTTTCGCCCGATGCCTTTGAAGCAGCCGTAAACGAAACCGGAGCATTGATTCTGGATGTACGGGAAGCGGCTGATTTTGCCAAAGGCTTTATTCCAAATGCGATCAATATTGGCCTGAACGGGCAATTTGCTCCCTGGGTTGGTGCACTGATACCGGACTTAACGCAGCCTATTGCCCTCGTCGCGCCTGAGGGTCAGGAAGGCGAAACCGTTCTGCGTTTGGCGCGAGTTGGCTATGATAACTGCATCGGCTTTTTAGAAGGTGGCTTTGGGGCCTGGCAAAAGGCGGGGAAAGAAGTGGACCAGATCGACTCCATTTCGGCAGAGGAATTTTCCAACCGGTGGCAGCAGAACCCCCATATACCGATTGTCGATGTACGAAAGCCAACTGAGTTTGCCGCAGAACACGTTGCCGGAGCCAGCCCTGTTTCGTTGGACAACATCAACGATCACATGGCCGACATACCCCGCCATGAGCCGGTTTATGTGCATTGTGCCGGTGGGTATCGCTCTATGGTGGCTAATTCCATTCTTAAAGCCCGTGGGTTCGACAACGTTATAAATGTAGAAGGCGGACTGGCGGCTATTCGGAAAACAGCCGTTACGGTGACAAGTGGTGCGTCTGTTATCTGATAATTTGTTACATACGCACGGTACTTATTTCGCTATAAACCTTCCGACAGAATTTTGTCTGGAGACCAACGAATTTAGCGAATATTCTGTTTAAGGGATATAGATAAAAGATTAAACAAAATTCACTTATCTTCGTTGATAGTTTATTAATTGTTGCGACCATGAGTACGTACTCAATCAGAGATTTAGAGCAGCTGTCTGGCATTAAAGCCCATACCCTACGCATCTGGGAACAACGCTACGCGATTTTGACGCCAGATCGAAGCGATACCAACATTCGTTCTTACGGTGATGAGGACCTCAAGCGTGTTCTGAATATTTCGCTGTTAAAAGATCACGGATATAAAATTTCGGAGATTGCGAAGCTGTCGTCAGAAGAACTGAGCAACGAAGTCGTGAAAATTTCCGAACGGCAGCTCAACTACCCCGACCAGATTCATGCCCTGACGATCTCGATGCTTGATCTGAGCGAAGATCGGTTCGAAAAAATCATCAATACCAACATCAGTCAGTTCGGTTTCGAGAATACGATGATCAACATCGTGTACCCATTTTTAAGCCGTATTGGTACGCTTTGGCTCACGGGTTCTGTAGGCCCGGCGCAGGAGCACTTTATTACGAACCTGATCCGACAAAAACTGATTGTTGCCATTGACGGATTATCCGCCACTACACCAAGTAACGGCAAAAAGTATATGCTCTTCCTGCCGGAAGGCGAATTTCACGAGATCAGCCTTTTGTTCGCGCATTACATCATTCGCTGCCGCGCCAACAAGGTGATTTATCTGGGCCAGAGCCTCCCCTTCAATGAACTGGTATTTGCCCACTCGCTGTATAAACCAGATTGCATTTTCTCGGTCATTACATCGGTGCCGTCCAACCATGAAGTGCAGCCCTATGTCGATCGACTGGCAAAAGCGTTTCCTGATTCACAGATTCTGTTGACGGGTTATCAGGTAGTGGGGCAGGACATCGAGACACCAGAGAATACCCGCATCGTCAACCAAATCAATGATTTAATGCGCCTTGCCAGCTAGTCAGCCATTCGTCAGGCGCTGGGCAAACCAAAGCGCGCGCCGTTCGGCATAGGTATGCGGGTCGCGAACCAGTTGAAAACCAACATGACCACCCGTACGTGGGGTTTCCAGAAAAATATGGGGGTGGGCTTTAGCCAATTCTTCAGGCGAGCATTCTGCCGAAAGTAGTGGATCGTTCTGGGCATTGAGCAGAAGCGTAGGCACTGCAATATCCGGCATGAAATTAACGGCCGACGCCTGGGTGTAAAAATCGTCGGCATCGCGGTAGTTGTTCACCGGGGCTGAAAAGAATTCATCGAAATCTTTCCACTGTTTCACCTGCCGGACCTTGCTCATATCCAGCCGCCCGGGATACATCTGCGCCTTCCTGGAAATTTTAACCAGCAATTTTTTCATGAACCGATTCCGGTAAAACCGGTTCGATGGGCGGTCGAGCAGACAGGCGCTGGCACCTAAGTCCGTTGGCGCCGAGATTGCAATGCCGCCTTTGATTGCTTTGGAAAGCTGATTTCCGTGCACTCCGAGGTATTTCAGTGTGATGTTGCCGCCCATACTGTAACCAACGAGAATAAGCTCCTGATACCGCTTTGTTTGAAGCGCATGGTCAATCACCTCACCAAAGTCTCCAATTTCGCCATGATTATACAGGCGGAAAGCCTGGTTCATTTCGCCACTGCACGACCGGCAGTTCCAGGCGAGAACATCGTAGTTGTGCTGGGCGAATAACTTGGCCGTTCCCCGAATGTATTGCCGGTTGCTGTCCCCTTCCAGGCCGTGGGTGAGTATTACCAGCCGCTTCTGCCCCTGCTTTACCCAGTCCAGGTCAACAAAATCACCATCAGTCAGTATCAGGCGTTCGCGCTCATAGGAGATCCCGGTCACTGCGCGTGTCAGGCTGGGAATGATGGTTTGCAGATGACCATTGTACTGATAGGCGGGCGGTCCGGAATAAGGCGAATGAATGAGCGGCATATTAACCAAACAACGAATACATTTACGGTGTTGTTTCACCACATCTTATAGTTATGCAGTTTGCCAAATATATATCTGTCGTTATTGCCAGCACCATAAAATTTGTGGGCGGGCCAATCTCAGGTGCAGCACTGGGCTTAGGCTGGCTGGAAACAACAGTATGTACGGCACTGGGCATGATGATCAGCGTAGTGATCGTTACGTTTGCCGGAGCAGCTTTACAAACGCTGCTGCAACGCTACCGGAAACAGCCCCCCAAACGCTTTACCAAACGCACACGCATGGCTATACGTATCTGGAAACGCTCCGGCCTGGCGGGTATCGCCTTTCTGACGCCCCTTATTCTGACGCCAATTGGTGGTACCATTCTGGCTCTGTCGTTCGGCGTTAAACGCGGACAGGTGGTGCTGTATATGCTCGTCAGCGCCCTGGTGTGGGCCATCGTGCAAACCCTCGCTTTTTATCAGATTCCGGGCCTTAAAGGGATGTTCAACTAGTAGATTAGTGCATAAGTCGAATTAGGTGATTAGGAGTTGTACCTATGGGCTTTAGCCCGTAATTCAGACTACTATTATATATGGGCTAAAGCCCATAGGTACAACTCCTAATCACTCAATAGACATAAATCGCTTGAATTCAGTAGCCGCCCTATTCATGAAATCCTTCCTGCTCTTCTGGGTGTTTATGCTGTTTGCCCGCCAGGCCTTTCCGCAGGCTGTTTTATCAACCGTCTTTTCTTATAGTCATTCCGCTGTTTCGGTACAGACTGGTCATGAAGAACGAACCTTAGCCGAAGGTACCACCCGTGATTTCCCCCACTTCCTGATTCAGGCAATAACCCTGGAGGCCAATCAGCCCACCCAGCCTGTCCAGCAACTCGATGAAGAAGTGATCCTGCTCGTCAGATCAGGTGAATTAACGCTGATGCTTGGCGGGAAACACAAAACTCTGGTACCCGGGAGCGTCGTTATGGTTATGCCCGGTGATGACTACCGGGTTGAAAACAAGGCTAGTCAGCCCCTAACCTATTACCTGATACGCTACACGTCCAACGAAATGCCCGATCTGGATTTATACAGGCTATTGGGCGGCTCGTTCTGGGCTGACTGGCGGGAGATTGCTCCGACCACCAACCAACAAGGGAGTAGCCGCAAGCTATCGCCCTACCCGACCATCATGAGCGACCGTGTAGCCATGGAGTTTGTGAGTATTAATGCTGGTATGGCAGGACAGCCGGTTCACAGGCACCGGGCGGCTGAACTCCTACTCATCCTGGATCATCCGGTTCAGGTCCCTATCGACGGGGCGCAAAAGGAGGCACAGGTCGGCGACCTTATCTTTATCGAATCGGATGTAGAGCACGGCATTAATCCGGCCCGTCCGGAAGGCTGTAGCTATGTATCTGTCGTGTTTTAGCGCCTAACGTTGTACAGGCTAGGAATCACTTAACCCTTTTCTGTATAAACTACGTTGTTTCAAACCGTCGGTCGTTACCGGCTAACGGTTTGTGGTACGGATGCGGCTGTTTTTTTACGAAAGTCTCCCTGGGAGAAGTACTTCTCGATCAGGCAGTACATCAGAATGAAGAAATAGCGGCTACCCATTTCTTTAATCTTCAGCTTCGATTCGCCGTACTTCCGGTTGGTCCAGCTATTGGGAACAACATCAAAGGAATAGCCCCGGACAATGGCTTTCAGGGGCAGCTCAACCGTGAGGTTGAAATGGGGAGACAGAAATGGCTTGACACCTTCGATGGTTTCCCGTCGATAAAGTTTGAAGGCGTTTGTGGTATCGTTGTATTTGATACCCATTACCATCCGGACAATGAAGTTGGCAATCCGGTTAATGAATTTTTTCAGGGGTGGGTAATCAATTACCTTCCCTCCTTTTATCCACCGTGAACCGAATACAGCGTCGACACCTGTATCCAGCATCTTGTTGTAGAACAGCACCAGGTCTTCGGGATCATCGGACAGATCGGCCATGAAGACAGCCACACAATCGCCCGAGAAACGCTCCAACCCATAGCGGACGGCATAACCGAACCCATTGGGACCCGGGTTGGTATAATAAACCAGCGTTGGAATTTCAGTAGCGGCTAACTGCTCCAACGTTTTCAGCGTACCATCCTTCGAATTGTCGTTTGTCACGCAGATTTCGTGAGGAATGCCGTGTTTCGCCAACGTCTGGTAGAGCGACCGAAGAGTTGGCGGCAACGACTCTTCCTCATTATAGGCAGGTATGACAACGCTTAATTTCATACACAAAAATAGAAATAACAGTTGGTAAAGCTAAACTTTGGGTTTCCAATGGTCGGCTACATCAGGAACGGCCTGCCGAATACGGGATAGTACATCAGGCGATAGCGACCCCAGCTCTTCAGCCCGGCGATTGGCAGCGACCTGCCGCTCGTTCCGCATACCGGGAATAACTACGCCTATAGCGTCATTAGATAAGCTGAATCGTAAGGCAGAAATTGCCATTCCACCCGGCTCCTCGTCTAAAAAAGCCAGTTTACGCATAGACTCAAGGAGCCAGTTCCGGTCACGCTCGGGCAGATAATGCCGGTACTGATCGGCCGGAAAAACGGGGTCCTGTGTCAGGTAAGCCGGGTTCAGAAAACCGGAAGCCAGCGGTACCCGTCCAATGAAAAAATACTGACTGGCATTGGAACCAGTGAAGAGCAGATCCTCAGCCCGGCGGTCCAGCGCATTATAAATTACTTCCAATACACTGCCAAAGCCAGCCTCCATAACGCGCCGGGCACCGTACACCGACCGGGAGCTAACCCCATACGAACGAATTTTCCCCGCCTGCACCAGATCCTCGAACGGTTTCGGGTCGTAGGCTGACCAGTCGAAGGCATCCGGTGGGCTATGCAGTAGCAGCACGTCGAGCGTATCGACACCCAGCCGATGCAGACTGGCCTCTACGGCTTCGGTCAGATAGGCTGCGCTATAGTCCTGTATGGGTTGTCCCTCCGGCGTTTGCCGGTTACCGAATTTGGTACAGATCAGGGCGTTTGCCGCTGACTTCTGTGTAAACGCGTCATGCAGTATGGTTTCGGCCTGGCCCCGGCCATAGCTATCAGCGGTATCGAAGAAGTTTATGCCCTCATCCAGAGCGGCATGTACGGCGCGGATGGCCTCCGCTTTGTCAACCTCACCCCAGCCCGTCGGGTTGCCGTTTACGACGTTGGGACCGCCAAACTGCCAGGTACCAAACCCCAGTCGGGATGTAAGCTGCTCGTTTATGGATACAGGCATAAGTAAGTAATGAAACAGTCTGGTCGTCCTTAAGCCATCGACCGAAGTCAAGTACTTAAGGATAACCAGACTGTAGGTAGTCTGAAGAAGCGCTTTTCTCTTCCGGCGATTATGGTCGACTTCCGGGAAATGTCTTATTCAGGAAATAGGATCAAAAAACAGCGTCGGCGGCTGGTGTAATAATGATTTTCCCCTTGATCAGGCTGCGCTGACCCGGATATTCGGCGAAGAATGCGTTCCGGCCGTGCAACACCCGATCATCGTGGAAGAAAACAGCTTCTCCCTTTTGCAGCTGAACCGGCAAAATAACACCGGCATTCATAATCCGCGACTCAAGGAACTGGTGGAAACGCTCGCAGAGGTCCAGCACTTCCGGCGTGTTCTCCTCCCGCGACAGGCAGAAGTAGTTCCAGTTGGCCAGATAGCCTTCGCCATCTTTGTCAATAATTTTCCGAACTTTCCGGGCACCGCCTTTGGCGTGAACCACGTCGGTAGCCATCAGTTCTTCCAGCAAAGCCTCTTCACCATCCAGCTTCATGCACTCAACCAGGTCGGGCAGGTCGAAGAACGTGGTTGCTCCGCCAATTTTGGCCCGGGAAGCGCAATAGAAAAAGTTTACAGCCTCTTCGCCACCCAGTTCAACGTACGAATCGTCCGTATGCATGGGCTGGCGTGTGTTGCTGGAGCGGTAACGGTCTGGAATCTGCGGGTCGTAGGTAATGTCGATCCAACGATTTCCGGTCATTTTACCGGTAGCAAGGTCTTCGTCGGCGGCATGGATACGGCCAATTGTCTCAGATAGTTTGCTGTAAAAATCGTGTACTGGCAAATCTTCGCGAAAGCCCGACAGAAAAACCAGCTTGTTATTCTGAACGGCTTCTTTCACGTTCTGAATCGTTTCTTCCGGCGTAGTATAGACAACTTGCTGAAAAAAATTCATAGCCTTTTTAGTTTCGTTATTTGTTCACAAAATAGAAAAAGTCAAACGGTTACCCAAATACGTGTAACCCAACTGATCAATTATTTAGAATACGGTGCAGGCCAATGGCTACCGTTCCGTAAGCACGCTGTAAAACAGGTGGGGTTAAATAGTCATAAATGACTGATTTCAAGTCAACCCAGTTTGGTTTTGCCAGGGTATAATAGCGAAGAGCGAGCCGTACTTTTGCGAAATAAGAATCACGAAACTGCTTGCTTCTCAGCATCATTCGATAATACCGGGCTATATTTTTCTTCAACAGGCCGTCGTATCGGTAGTCCAGCTCGCGGTTGATATTCGAGTACATATCAATCCGGTTTTGCAGGAAAACGGCATCGTCATACTTATCAGAATAGCTGGTGCCATTGCTGTTTTTCCGATACACCGACATAAGATCGGGGATATACCCTATTTTACCCATCTTAGCCTTTAGGATCAGGCGGGGGATGTCACCGCTAACCGATTCGCTAAACCAGGCCGGATACTCTTTGATCGAGTTTCGATACATGGTACTCGACGTGGCCATGAACCAGATTTCATCCTCTCCAATCAGATCCTCAATAGTAAAAAACGGCTTTGTATCGGGTCCGTTGAGCACATGCGACGGGCTGCCATCTTCGTAGGTAATCAACGCATTGTGGAAGACCATCGAATAATCCGGATGGGCATCGAGCAAATCGGCCTGCTTCTGAATTTTAAGCGGGTCGGTAAAATAATCGTCGCCGTCCATCAGGGCATAATATTCGCCTTTGGCCTGCTTCAGCGTTTCCAGAAAGTTTATCCCCCCGTTCTTACCCATGTTACGCGGGTGTAAAATACCGCGTACCAGACCAGGATGCTGGCGTTCATATTCCTGAATAATTTCTCTTGTTCCATCCTTCGAGAAATCATCGCCAACCAGGATTTCAATTGGGAACGTAGTTTGTTGAGCCAGCGCGCTATCGATGGCCTGACGGATGAAATTCTGCTGATTATAAGTAATAATCAGAACGCTTACTTTCGGCATAAAGAACGGGGAGTCAATCAATTTTGGCAACCGCTACTGTATAGCATTTCCCAAAACCGTGAACTAAGCATTAAACCGCAACTTCAGAGGAAGTGTTTTTGGCCGTTTGAATATGAGCTTTCCAGCCCTGTGGTTCATCTTTATCGGCGGGTTTTGCCCAGGGGTCATAGAAAGGCAAAATAGCTACCCAACGCCCGGCCGGATCGTCCCAGCTGAAACGGTCGGCAAAGCTCGATGGGCTAACCCAGTGCGGCAGGTCATACCGGAACAGAATGATATCGCCCATATCCTGGAAGCCTTCTGTCTCAACAATGTGGTCGTTGATAACATAGCCGGTTCCGCCCGATGTGTAGTCTTTTCCGTATTGATTCAACGCCAGAATAGTCCCTACTTTCTGCGGGTTGAGTGGGTGCCAGTGGCGACCAAAGAAGCTGCCGCCCAGTGGGTAATGCGTTACCTGCGGATGGAAATAAGGCTGGCCTTTACGGATACCATACTCTTCATTGTTACCGGTCAGGTCGTTCCAGAATTGCCGCATTGGGTTAAAGACGCTCAGCAGTGTTTGTTTGGTCGACTCGTCGAGGTCCAGAATGGCATCGAAGGTATGGTCGTGAAACAACTGGGGTGCCTGCTGGATTTTAGCGATGTGCAGCCGCTGTTTATGCTGGTTGTTATCGAACGTATCCGGTCCCTCAGCCAGCGGGGTTGTGTCGGCCCAGGCGCGGGTAGTGGCAATGACGCTACGGAGCGTACTTTCCGGGATACCGGTTCTGATAATAACGATGTTTGGTTCGTTGACCAACCGCATCACCTCCTCATAAGGAATTTCAGGAACGATCCGTCCATCCTTAAATTCGGCGTCAACTTTTATCAGGTATTTTGCAACTTCTTTCATAAAAGAAAACTTGTCAATGCGCGATTTCCGCTGCTGTTGTCAATTGTTTAATTTTTGTCACAAAGTAGGGTGGTATCCGGAGAAAATACAACGCGTCGTTTGTTGATTCTGATCAACTCGCTGGCTGATTTGCGTAGCCAAATCCCGATGCACCAAACCCGTTTCCGTTATATAACATGATCCACTGGTCCTGGTGTTTGAAAATATGGCAATAGTCCATCATGACTGAATCCCAGCCCTCTGCCGACCGTTCTATACCGGCCAACTCGTCTTTCCGCTCCCAGCTTATGCCATCTTTCGACTCGGCGTATCCAATCCGGTAGCTCCGTTCAACATCGGTGCGGTAGTTGGTTGCGTTGCGGTACGAAAAATACATTTTATACAAATCGCCGTCTTTATACACCGTTGGCCGGCCAATGGCATCCGTAAACTCATCGTAGCCTACGCATACGTGCCCGGTACGTTTCCAGTCGATACCATCTTCCGACTCCGCGTACTTAACATCATAAAACGGTTCGGGATGCCCATTGATCACCTCAATCTTTGTGCAGGACAGATACCACATGCGCC is a window of Spirosoma linguale DSM 74 DNA encoding:
- a CDS encoding beta-lactamase domain protein (PFAM: beta-lactamase domain protein; Rhodanese domain protein~SMART: Rhodanese domain protein~KEGG: metallo-beta-lactamase superfamily protein; K01069 hydroxyacylglutathione hydrolase), encoding MIIEQLYTGCLAQGAYYIESNGEAAIIDPLRETSPYIRKSNKAGARIKYVFETHFHADFVSGHIDLAQKTGATIVYGPNANTTYEAYHAEDGETFALGHVTIKVLHTPGHTLESTTYLLIDETGKDHAIFTGDTLFIGDVGRPDLAIKGDLTEHDLAGMLYDSLQTKIMPLADDVIVYPAHGAGSACGKNMSKETTDRLGNQKRFNYALRTKSREEFIEKVLDGLTTAPAYFAENARLNKEGYESIDRVLQRGSQTFSPDAFEAAVNETGALILDVREAADFAKGFIPNAINIGLNGQFAPWVGALIPDLTQPIALVAPEGQEGETVLRLARVGYDNCIGFLEGGFGAWQKAGKEVDQIDSISAEEFSNRWQQNPHIPIVDVRKPTEFAAEHVAGASPVSLDNINDHMADIPRHEPVYVHCAGGYRSMVANSILKARGFDNVINVEGGLAAIRKTAVTVTSGASVI
- a CDS encoding transcriptional regulator, MerR family (PFAM: regulatory protein MerR~SMART: regulatory protein MerR~KEGG: avi:Avi_2776 transcriptional regulator), with amino-acid sequence MSTYSIRDLEQLSGIKAHTLRIWEQRYAILTPDRSDTNIRSYGDEDLKRVLNISLLKDHGYKISEIAKLSSEELSNEVVKISERQLNYPDQIHALTISMLDLSEDRFEKIINTNISQFGFENTMINIVYPFLSRIGTLWLTGSVGPAQEHFITNLIRQKLIVAIDGLSATTPSNGKKYMLFLPEGEFHEISLLFAHYIIRCRANKVIYLGQSLPFNELVFAHSLYKPDCIFSVITSVPSNHEVQPYVDRLAKAFPDSQILLTGYQVVGQDIETPENTRIVNQINDLMRLAS
- a CDS encoding alpha/beta hydrolase fold protein (PFAM: alpha/beta hydrolase fold~KEGG: sfu:Sfum_0488 alpha/beta hydrolase fold) — encoded protein: MPLIHSPYSGPPAYQYNGHLQTIIPSLTRAVTGISYERERLILTDGDFVDLDWVKQGQKRLVILTHGLEGDSNRQYIRGTAKLFAQHNYDVLAWNCRSCSGEMNQAFRLYNHGEIGDFGEVIDHALQTKRYQELILVGYSMGGNITLKYLGVHGNQLSKAIKGGIAISAPTDLGASACLLDRPSNRFYRNRFMKKLLVKISRKAQMYPGRLDMSKVRQVKQWKDFDEFFSAPVNNYRDADDFYTQASAVNFMPDIAVPTLLLNAQNDPLLSAECSPEELAKAHPHIFLETPRTGGHVGFQLVRDPHTYAERRALWFAQRLTNG
- a CDS encoding hypothetical protein (KEGG: hha:Hhal_1866 hypothetical protein) — translated: MQFAKYISVVIASTIKFVGGPISGAALGLGWLETTVCTALGMMISVVIVTFAGAALQTLLQRYRKQPPKRFTKRTRMAIRIWKRSGLAGIAFLTPLILTPIGGTILALSFGVKRGQVVLYMLVSALVWAIVQTLAFYQIPGLKGMFN
- a CDS encoding hypothetical protein (KEGG: ppf:Pput_2243 hypothetical protein) translates to MKSFLLFWVFMLFARQAFPQAVLSTVFSYSHSAVSVQTGHEERTLAEGTTRDFPHFLIQAITLEANQPTQPVQQLDEEVILLVRSGELTLMLGGKHKTLVPGSVVMVMPGDDYRVENKASQPLTYYLIRYTSNEMPDLDLYRLLGGSFWADWREIAPTTNQQGSSRKLSPYPTIMSDRVAMEFVSINAGMAGQPVHRHRAAELLLILDHPVQVPIDGAQKEAQVGDLIFIESDVEHGINPARPEGCSYVSVVF
- a CDS encoding glycosyl transferase family 2 (PFAM: glycosyl transferase family 2~KEGG: hypothetical protein ; K00721 dolichol- phosphate mannosyltransferase), with product MKLSVVIPAYNEEESLPPTLRSLYQTLAKHGIPHEICVTNDNSKDGTLKTLEQLAATEIPTLVYYTNPGPNGFGYAVRYGLERFSGDCVAVFMADLSDDPEDLVLFYNKMLDTGVDAVFGSRWIKGGKVIDYPPLKKFINRIANFIVRMVMGIKYNDTTNAFKLYRRETIEGVKPFLSPHFNLTVELPLKAIVRGYSFDVVPNSWTNRKYGESKLKIKEMGSRYFFILMYCLIEKYFSQGDFRKKTAASVPQTVSR
- a CDS encoding aldo/keto reductase (PFAM: aldo/keto reductase~KEGG: ara:Arad_1835 oxidoreductase protein), whose product is MPVSINEQLTSRLGFGTWQFGGPNVVNGNPTGWGEVDKAEAIRAVHAALDEGINFFDTADSYGRGQAETILHDAFTQKSAANALICTKFGNRQTPEGQPIQDYSAAYLTEAVEASLHRLGVDTLDVLLLHSPPDAFDWSAYDPKPFEDLVQAGKIRSYGVSSRSVYGARRVMEAGFGSVLEVIYNALDRRAEDLLFTGSNASQYFFIGRVPLASGFLNPAYLTQDPVFPADQYRHYLPERDRNWLLESMRKLAFLDEEPGGMAISALRFSLSNDAIGVVIPGMRNERQVAANRRAEELGSLSPDVLSRIRQAVPDVADHWKPKV
- a CDS encoding hypothetical protein (KEGG: aav:Aave_3719 taurine catabolism dioxygenase TauD/TfdA); the encoded protein is MNFFQQVVYTTPEETIQNVKEAVQNNKLVFLSGFREDLPVHDFYSKLSETIGRIHAADEDLATGKMTGNRWIDITYDPQIPDRYRSSNTRQPMHTDDSYVELGGEEAVNFFYCASRAKIGGATTFFDLPDLVECMKLDGEEALLEELMATDVVHAKGGARKVRKIIDKDGEGYLANWNYFCLSREENTPEVLDLCERFHQFLESRIMNAGVILPVQLQKGEAVFFHDDRVLHGRNAFFAEYPGQRSLIKGKIIITPAADAVF
- a CDS encoding glycosyl transferase family 2 (PFAM: glycosyl transferase family 2~KEGG: gur:Gura_2348 glycosyl transferase family protein), with protein sequence MPKVSVLIITYNQQNFIRQAIDSALAQQTTFPIEILVGDDFSKDGTREIIQEYERQHPGLVRGILHPRNMGKNGGINFLETLKQAKGEYYALMDGDDYFTDPLKIQKQADLLDAHPDYSMVFHNALITYEDGSPSHVLNGPDTKPFFTIEDLIGEDEIWFMATSSTMYRNSIKEYPAWFSESVSGDIPRLILKAKMGKIGYIPDLMSVYRKNSNGTSYSDKYDDAVFLQNRIDMYSNINRELDYRYDGLLKKNIARYYRMMLRSKQFRDSYFAKVRLALRYYTLAKPNWVDLKSVIYDYLTPPVLQRAYGTVAIGLHRILNN